A portion of the uncultured Draconibacterium sp. genome contains these proteins:
- a CDS encoding amidohydrolase family protein, producing the protein MKNLFLLFATMLGSYVIAFGQSTEKVTRQPVIDMHVHVSKVRPGSGPLCPWFLSDMPGADPHEEFGMGDVINSDCLDPLPAAASDEELKMEITGRIKDMNMTMVCFGDPGVIRSWMAEVPEGRIIPGISPGQLTVEQFRDSLESGFYKYMSEVAPQYQGMSPSDMSLDPYFAVAEELGIPAGIHMGTGGNGMTNINNPRYRASLGDPFLLEDLLARHPKLKVCVQHAGYPMIDHMLALMGANAYVYVDISGMIWSYPLDDVHEYIKRLVRGGFGKRIMYGTDFMTWPRMIETSMGVIEHAQYLSEDQKRDILFNNAARFFRMDKTDFDWPEKL; encoded by the coding sequence ATGAAAAACCTATTCTTATTATTCGCTACAATGCTTGGTTCGTATGTGATAGCATTTGGGCAGAGTACCGAAAAAGTAACCCGCCAACCCGTTATCGATATGCATGTGCATGTTTCAAAGGTAAGGCCCGGTTCCGGTCCGTTATGCCCATGGTTTTTAAGCGATATGCCCGGTGCCGATCCGCATGAGGAATTCGGTATGGGAGATGTTATTAATTCCGATTGTCTGGATCCGCTACCAGCTGCCGCAAGTGACGAAGAGTTGAAGATGGAAATTACGGGTCGTATTAAAGATATGAACATGACCATGGTTTGTTTTGGCGATCCTGGAGTTATCCGCAGCTGGATGGCCGAAGTTCCTGAAGGAAGAATTATTCCCGGAATCAGCCCCGGACAGTTGACTGTTGAACAATTCCGCGATTCGTTGGAAAGTGGTTTTTACAAATATATGTCGGAAGTGGCTCCACAGTACCAGGGAATGTCGCCAAGCGATATGTCGCTCGACCCGTATTTTGCCGTTGCTGAGGAACTGGGTATTCCTGCAGGAATTCATATGGGAACCGGCGGTAACGGAATGACTAATATTAACAATCCAAGATATCGTGCTTCGCTTGGCGATCCTTTTCTTTTGGAAGATCTACTTGCACGCCATCCAAAACTGAAAGTTTGTGTTCAACACGCTGGTTACCCGATGATTGACCACATGTTGGCTTTAATGGGCGCCAACGCCTATGTGTATGTTGATATTTCGGGAATGATATGGAGTTACCCACTCGACGATGTTCATGAGTATATAAAACGATTGGTACGTGGCGGTTTTGGCAAACGTATTATGTACGGAACCGACTTTATGACCTGGCCGCGTATGATCGAAACTTCGATGGGCGTAATTGAACACGCACAATACTTGTCAGAAGATCAGAAACGAGATATTTTATTCAATAATGCTGCACGTTTTTTCAGAATGGATAAAACCGACTTTGACTGGCCTGAAAAATTATAA
- a CDS encoding alpha/beta hydrolase-fold protein, with protein MKNLKSIVLAGFLAVFFTSAAQAQMFNRTPTPNDNLKSTQVLENGDVQFQIYAPEAEKVTLGGDIVPWGTDLKSEKAENGVWTITVPNVKAGTYRYNFLVDGVKVYDPKAPDAYKTSALVDVLPNGEEEFFAVRKDVPHGAVSAVQYYSETSGTMRNMQVWTPPGYNAKNNKLPVFYLIHGGGDSELAWPGVGRAGIIMDNLLAEGKCKEMIVVMPDGGIDVNLFVKDFVNDIIPYIESNYNVYTDADHRALAGLSMGGLEVLESFMAHPDLFAYINVMSSGWFANNKEMYEAGDKRLAEIAPTLEKTVKFLKFTQGGPEDIAYENGKAMLKVFDKNGIDYEFSEMPGGHSWLVWRNDLHSFAPVLFK; from the coding sequence ATGAAAAATTTAAAATCAATAGTACTGGCTGGTTTTTTAGCCGTGTTTTTTACTTCAGCCGCACAGGCTCAAATGTTTAACCGTACACCAACACCTAACGATAATCTGAAATCGACACAGGTTCTGGAAAACGGCGATGTTCAATTTCAAATTTATGCTCCCGAAGCTGAAAAAGTTACTCTGGGTGGCGATATCGTTCCGTGGGGAACCGATCTGAAAAGTGAAAAAGCCGAGAATGGTGTTTGGACCATCACCGTTCCGAATGTAAAAGCCGGAACCTATCGTTATAATTTTTTAGTTGACGGAGTGAAAGTTTACGATCCAAAAGCTCCGGACGCCTACAAAACATCGGCGTTGGTAGATGTGCTTCCAAATGGAGAAGAGGAATTTTTTGCTGTTCGAAAAGATGTACCTCACGGTGCTGTTTCTGCTGTTCAGTATTATTCGGAAACTTCCGGAACAATGCGTAATATGCAGGTTTGGACGCCTCCGGGTTACAACGCCAAAAACAATAAATTACCAGTTTTTTATCTGATTCACGGTGGTGGCGACAGCGAGCTGGCATGGCCCGGAGTCGGACGTGCAGGAATTATTATGGACAACCTGCTGGCCGAAGGAAAATGCAAGGAAATGATTGTTGTAATGCCCGACGGTGGAATTGATGTAAACCTATTCGTAAAAGATTTTGTAAACGATATTATTCCTTACATCGAATCGAATTATAATGTGTACACCGATGCTGATCATCGTGCGCTGGCCGGTCTTTCAATGGGAGGTTTGGAAGTGCTGGAGTCGTTTATGGCACATCCTGATTTGTTTGCTTACATCAATGTAATGAGCTCAGGGTGGTTCGCCAATAACAAGGAAATGTACGAGGCCGGAGACAAACGTCTGGCAGAAATTGCTCCGACTTTAGAGAAAACAGTGAAATTCCTGAAATTCACACAGGGAGGTCCTGAAGATATTGCTTACGAAAACGGGAAAGCGATGCTTAAAGTATTCGATAAAAACGGGATTGATTACGAATTCAGTGAAATGCCCGGCGGCCACAGTTGGCTGGTTTGGCGGAACGATCTTCATAGCTTTGCTCCGGTATTATTTAAGTAA
- a CDS encoding alpha/beta hydrolase-fold protein, with translation MKKKLFLALFCFFVVLGANAQELANFMGRAPVVSPEFGEETVTFRISAPDAKLVRFYGSWMEARNSSVNMMKDTAGVWSVSVPTPSPELYTYNFIVDGLVVNDALNVFMQRDGTRYLSVLLVPGELTENYFEANQHGNLSKVWYDSPTLGINRRMFVYTPFGYETSGEDYPVLYLLHGGGGDEDAWSTMGRARQILDNLIEKGLAKPMICVMPNGNPGQQAARTQMLEEKPFDYRNEATRNDYINSLVKDIIPYIEGHYRVIAKPEARAVSGLSMGGGHTTSVTVNYPGVFDYILPLSSGMRGEPDVIDPQLQKIKAAGYKLYWIGCGKDDFLAYQSSVNLDEALTRNGMEHTFFVTEGGHTWANWRVYLNTFAPLLFK, from the coding sequence ATGAAGAAAAAACTTTTCCTTGCACTATTTTGCTTCTTTGTAGTTCTGGGTGCTAACGCTCAGGAATTAGCAAATTTTATGGGCCGTGCACCCGTTGTTTCTCCTGAATTTGGAGAAGAAACCGTAACGTTCAGAATATCTGCACCCGATGCCAAATTGGTGCGTTTTTATGGTTCGTGGATGGAAGCCCGAAATTCGTCTGTTAATATGATGAAAGATACTGCCGGTGTTTGGTCGGTGAGTGTTCCAACTCCATCGCCAGAGTTGTATACCTACAATTTTATTGTAGACGGTTTAGTGGTGAATGATGCCCTTAACGTTTTTATGCAGCGCGACGGAACCCGTTACTTAAGTGTGTTGCTTGTTCCGGGCGAGCTGACTGAAAATTATTTTGAAGCCAACCAGCACGGAAATCTTTCTAAAGTTTGGTACGACTCGCCAACACTTGGAATCAATCGTCGCATGTTTGTGTACACGCCTTTCGGTTACGAAACCAGTGGCGAAGATTATCCGGTTTTATATTTGCTACACGGTGGTGGTGGCGACGAAGATGCATGGAGTACCATGGGGCGCGCCCGTCAGATTTTGGATAACCTGATTGAAAAGGGACTGGCAAAACCAATGATTTGTGTAATGCCAAACGGAAATCCGGGTCAGCAGGCTGCCAGAACTCAAATGCTTGAGGAAAAACCATTTGATTACCGAAACGAGGCAACACGAAATGATTACATCAACAGTTTGGTAAAAGACATTATTCCATACATCGAAGGTCATTACCGCGTAATTGCGAAGCCAGAGGCCAGAGCGGTTTCCGGTCTTTCAATGGGTGGCGGACATACAACTTCTGTTACCGTTAATTATCCGGGAGTTTTTGATTACATTCTTCCGTTAAGCTCAGGAATGAGAGGGGAACCTGATGTAATCGATCCTCAATTGCAGAAAATTAAAGCAGCCGGTTATAAATTGTACTGGATTGGCTGCGGAAAAGACGATTTTCTGGCTTACCAAAGCAGTGTAAATCTCGATGAAGCACTTACCCGCAACGGAATGGAACATACTTTCTTTGTTACCGAAGGCGGTCACACCTGGGCAAACTGGCGTGTTTACCTGAATACTTTTGCACCGCTTCTTTTTAAATAG
- a CDS encoding alpha/beta hydrolase-fold protein has product MNIKKYLHRLCSLGFILLITLNVFAQFGPRIKSPEVNDDSSITFRIKAPDAKEVSVNLSMKNYPMEKDAEGVWSVTVGPVEPEGYTYAFSVDGLKVLDPANPEMQIGQAPSWSLLTVPGNPPRFYELQDVPHGTIHIHNYFSTAQSVNRELYVYTPPAYNPNKKYPVLNLRHGGGDNETAWYVVGNAANIMDNLLAEGKIVSMIVVMTNGNVEKQVEGGEYGEEGIQIMADELFNDVIPLIEKEYSVYNDQKYRAIAGLSMGGGQSYYIGLANVDKFDWVGSFSSGIFGGIPGVNFDPEERTPGILTKSADFNNELDLFYLSCGEQDPRVEHTQKVVDTFNKNKLKVTYETFEGTHEWKVWKHSLRNFSQLLFK; this is encoded by the coding sequence ATGAACATAAAAAAATACTTGCATCGACTCTGCAGTCTTGGCTTCATTCTGTTAATCACTTTAAATGTCTTTGCGCAATTCGGGCCGCGAATTAAATCGCCGGAGGTGAACGATGATTCCAGTATAACTTTTCGGATAAAAGCACCCGATGCAAAAGAAGTTTCGGTGAATCTGAGTATGAAAAATTACCCGATGGAAAAAGATGCCGAAGGCGTTTGGAGTGTTACCGTTGGGCCGGTTGAACCAGAAGGCTATACTTATGCATTTTCGGTTGACGGATTAAAAGTGCTCGATCCTGCCAATCCTGAAATGCAGATAGGACAGGCACCTTCATGGAGTTTGCTTACTGTTCCCGGAAATCCACCGCGTTTTTATGAACTGCAGGATGTTCCGCACGGCACCATTCACATTCATAACTATTTTTCTACTGCGCAGTCCGTAAACAGGGAACTGTATGTGTATACGCCTCCCGCTTACAATCCAAATAAAAAGTATCCTGTGTTAAATCTGCGACATGGTGGCGGAGATAACGAAACTGCGTGGTACGTGGTTGGCAATGCTGCCAATATTATGGATAATTTACTGGCTGAAGGCAAAATTGTATCCATGATTGTTGTAATGACCAACGGAAACGTTGAAAAGCAAGTTGAAGGTGGTGAGTACGGAGAAGAAGGAATTCAAATTATGGCAGATGAATTGTTTAACGATGTAATTCCTCTGATTGAAAAGGAATATTCGGTTTATAACGACCAGAAATACCGGGCGATAGCAGGTCTTTCGATGGGCGGCGGACAATCGTATTACATCGGTTTGGCAAATGTGGATAAATTTGATTGGGTAGGATCTTTCAGCTCAGGAATTTTTGGTGGAATTCCCGGTGTGAATTTCGATCCGGAAGAACGAACTCCGGGCATACTTACAAAATCAGCCGATTTCAACAACGAACTGGATTTATTTTATTTGTCGTGCGGAGAACAGGATCCACGTGTTGAGCACACTCAAAAAGTGGTTGACACATTCAACAAAAACAAGCTGAAAGTTACCTACGAAACTTTTGAAGGAACACACGAGTGGAAAGTGTGGAAACATTCGCTACGGAATTTTTCACAGCTGCTTTTTAAATAG
- a CDS encoding alpha/beta hydrolase-fold protein, with product MWSAQAQEIPQRRGMQVVSPEIESDNTVTFRLYAENTQSVAVSGSWMGMGENLEMTKGNDGVWSATTKALEPSMYHYNFMLDGVSIIDPRNPKALRDGTRYASTLIVPGKESDVFEVQDVPHGTIHKVWYDSPTLGLYRRMLVYTPAGYETSKEKYPVLYLLHGGGGDEEAWSSLGRANNILDNLIAAGKAKPMLVVMTNGNELQTASVTEWPTNTNVTDHGPALGNETREQTIDRVTKFPNSLVKDVIPYIEKNFRVKANSENRAIAGLSMGSMQTQITTMTNPGFFQYIGCFSLGIHFNDQFEIVSNEILIPGYDKYLETMDNKLFYTGCGTEDFCYEGVQTLQKKLDEHNFDYIYNETGGGHTWANWRTYLSDYAPRLFK from the coding sequence ATGTGGAGTGCACAAGCACAGGAAATACCACAACGCAGAGGAATGCAGGTCGTTTCTCCTGAAATTGAAAGTGATAACACGGTTACTTTCCGTCTTTATGCTGAAAATACCCAATCGGTTGCTGTTAGCGGAAGCTGGATGGGAATGGGCGAAAACCTGGAGATGACAAAAGGTAACGACGGTGTTTGGTCGGCTACAACAAAAGCCCTGGAACCGTCAATGTATCATTACAATTTTATGCTTGATGGTGTGAGTATTATCGACCCCAGAAATCCGAAAGCTTTGCGCGACGGAACCCGATACGCAAGTACGTTGATTGTTCCCGGAAAAGAATCGGATGTTTTTGAAGTTCAGGATGTGCCGCACGGTACCATTCATAAAGTTTGGTACGATTCGCCAACACTGGGTTTATACCGCCGAATGTTGGTGTACACGCCTGCCGGATACGAGACCAGTAAAGAAAAGTATCCTGTTCTGTACTTGCTTCACGGTGGAGGTGGCGATGAGGAAGCCTGGTCGTCACTTGGTCGTGCCAACAACATACTCGATAACCTGATTGCAGCAGGAAAAGCCAAGCCAATGCTGGTTGTAATGACAAATGGCAACGAACTTCAAACCGCCTCGGTAACCGAATGGCCAACAAATACCAACGTTACCGATCATGGTCCGGCTCTTGGTAACGAAACGCGTGAACAAACCATTGACCGTGTTACAAAATTCCCAAATAGTTTGGTGAAGGATGTAATTCCATACATTGAAAAGAATTTCAGGGTAAAAGCCAACAGCGAAAACCGTGCAATTGCCGGTTTGTCGATGGGATCGATGCAAACACAAATTACAACCATGACTAATCCCGGTTTTTTTCAATACATCGGATGTTTTAGTCTGGGAATTCATTTTAACGATCAGTTTGAAATTGTTTCCAATGAAATTCTGATTCCGGGCTACGACAAGTACCTGGAAACCATGGATAACAAACTGTTTTATACCGGTTGCGGAACAGAAGATTTCTGTTACGAAGGAGTTCAAACATTGCAAAAAAAGCTCGATGAGCACAATTTTGATTATATCTACAACGAAACCGGTGGCGGTCATACCTGGGCCAACTGGAGAACTTATTTGTCGGACTATGCTCCGCGTCTTTTTAAATAA
- a CDS encoding alpha/beta hydrolase-fold protein — MKKYIISLIALLLCAGAFAQEIGNFMGRERIVSPEIGDKEITFRYSAPYADDVKLTGGFAPTVKRETPFGSMDMPGNIDMVKGENGLWSVTVPMPEPELYTYSFIVDGVSVNDPNNIFMQRDGTRYLSVLLVPGELTENYFEANERGNLNQVWYDSPTLGMTRRLFVYTPYGYADSKDKYPVLYLLHGAGGDEDAWSTMGRACQILDNLIEKGLAKPMICVMPNGNPTQYAARTLMIDEKPRENNGPGAGMMSNDYPKSIVEDIVPFIEKTYRVDAKPKSRAIAGLSMGGGHTIATSLMYPGFFDYICPLSMGIGGMRFGNNQVDEEEMMNNYKKQFTALNKEGYKLYFLACGDSDFLFESAKNLDKMLTDTGCKHEFFVTSGGHTWSNWRIYLNTFAPQLFK; from the coding sequence ATGAAAAAATATATAATCTCATTAATAGCATTGTTGCTTTGTGCAGGTGCATTTGCCCAGGAAATAGGCAACTTTATGGGCCGCGAACGTATTGTTTCGCCCGAAATTGGAGATAAAGAAATTACTTTTCGCTATTCTGCTCCTTATGCCGATGATGTTAAACTAACTGGTGGTTTTGCCCCAACTGTAAAAAGAGAAACTCCGTTTGGATCGATGGATATGCCCGGAAACATTGATATGGTAAAAGGCGAAAATGGTTTGTGGTCGGTTACAGTGCCAATGCCCGAGCCGGAACTTTACACTTACAGCTTTATTGTTGACGGAGTATCTGTAAACGACCCCAACAATATTTTTATGCAACGCGACGGAACTCGTTATTTAAGCGTGTTGCTGGTTCCTGGCGAATTGACTGAAAACTACTTTGAAGCCAACGAACGCGGTAACCTTAACCAGGTTTGGTACGATTCGCCAACTTTGGGAATGACCCGTCGTTTGTTTGTGTACACACCATACGGGTATGCCGACAGCAAAGATAAATACCCTGTACTTTACCTGTTGCATGGTGCCGGTGGCGACGAAGATGCATGGAGTACCATGGGACGTGCCTGCCAGATTTTGGATAACCTGATTGAAAAAGGTTTGGCGAAACCGATGATTTGTGTAATGCCAAACGGAAATCCAACGCAATATGCAGCGCGTACTTTAATGATCGATGAAAAACCAAGAGAAAATAATGGCCCCGGAGCGGGAATGATGAGTAACGATTATCCTAAAAGTATTGTTGAAGACATTGTTCCGTTCATTGAAAAAACTTACCGCGTTGATGCGAAACCAAAATCGCGTGCAATTGCTGGTCTTTCAATGGGTGGTGGGCATACCATTGCTACTTCTTTGATGTATCCGGGATTTTTCGATTACATCTGCCCATTAAGTATGGGAATTGGTGGTATGCGTTTTGGAAACAACCAGGTTGATGAGGAAGAGATGATGAATAATTATAAAAAGCAATTTACGGCACTAAACAAGGAAGGTTACAAACTGTACTTCCTGGCTTGTGGCGATTCAGATTTCCTTTTTGAATCGGCTAAAAATCTGGATAAAATGCTGACAGATACAGGATGTAAACATGAGTTTTTTGTAACTTCTGGTGGACATACCTGGTCGAACTGGCGGATTTACCTGAATACTTTTGCACCTCAGCTTTTTAAATAA
- a CDS encoding alpha/beta hydrolase-fold protein: MLNKHLILFFFLLGILQLNAQQAHINLDWAPQRAGGSLTPFMANTISPEVSDDHMVTFRLKAPEAKEVTVSGTVMRGLKSQDPIKLTKGNDGLWSVTIGPVTPEIYKYNYVVDGVRIVDPANTYVGFANQPGYSVVVVHGDGPTWYDAKDVPHGAITRHIYQSDVTNGQREMYVYTPPGYDKSKKYPVLYLFGGSGEEASTWMLTGRVNFIMDNMIADGTAVPMIIAMPNNQVVHRMDPKHTEISFPRFNDEMLQEVIPLVEASYSVKADKHNRAISGLSMGGRHAQIIGLNNLDVFGSIGILSAAESLDLIKPGVLDDPKINDKIDYLFIGAGTNETTPESRQTLMHQTFEDKNIEHEYYIGSDGAHDFITWKHLLYYKFLPKLFKTN; the protein is encoded by the coding sequence ATGCTTAATAAACATCTAATCTTATTCTTTTTCCTCCTCGGAATTCTTCAATTGAATGCCCAGCAGGCGCATATAAATTTGGATTGGGCTCCACAACGAGCTGGTGGAAGCCTGACACCGTTTATGGCCAATACAATCTCTCCGGAAGTTTCCGATGACCACATGGTAACTTTCCGCTTGAAAGCTCCTGAAGCAAAAGAAGTAACAGTATCAGGAACGGTAATGCGCGGTTTGAAAAGTCAAGACCCCATTAAATTGACCAAAGGAAACGACGGTTTGTGGAGTGTTACTATTGGTCCGGTAACGCCCGAAATTTATAAATACAACTATGTTGTTGACGGTGTTCGCATTGTTGATCCGGCCAATACTTACGTTGGTTTCGCCAATCAGCCGGGCTATAGTGTTGTGGTTGTTCATGGCGATGGGCCGACCTGGTACGATGCCAAAGATGTTCCGCACGGAGCTATAACAAGACATATTTATCAATCGGATGTTACAAATGGACAGCGCGAAATGTATGTTTACACGCCTCCGGGTTACGACAAATCGAAAAAATACCCGGTGCTTTATTTGTTTGGCGGCTCGGGCGAAGAGGCTTCAACATGGATGTTAACCGGCCGCGTTAATTTTATCATGGACAATATGATTGCAGACGGAACAGCAGTTCCAATGATCATTGCCATGCCAAATAACCAGGTGGTACATCGTATGGACCCGAAACACACCGAAATAAGTTTCCCAAGATTTAACGACGAAATGTTGCAGGAAGTAATTCCGCTGGTTGAAGCCAGTTACAGCGTAAAAGCTGATAAACATAACAGGGCCATTTCCGGATTATCGATGGGCGGACGCCATGCGCAAATCATCGGTTTAAATAACCTGGATGTTTTTGGTTCCATCGGAATTTTAAGTGCTGCCGAGTCTTTGGATCTGATAAAACCCGGAGTACTTGATGATCCGAAAATCAACGATAAAATCGATTACCTGTTTATTGGTGCCGGAACCAATGAAACTACGCCGGAATCGCGTCAAACCCTGATGCACCAAACATTTGAAGATAAAAACATAGAGCACGAATATTACATCGGTAGTGACGGTGCACACGATTTTATCACCTGGAAACATTTGTTGTATTACAAGTTTCTTCCAAAACTCTTTAAAACGAATTAA
- a CDS encoding carboxylesterase family protein, which produces MKTNRRNFFQTMGAGAAGFGLATTLPLTSCAVPAESATAEDDEQILFIGDDIAIADTAYGKVKGFILRGITQFRGIPYGADTSGKNRFMPPQKPESWDDIKPTVWWGNTAPQLMDGRYANAYSSFVDHWNYDDVSEDCLKLNVWTPALDGNKRPVLVWLHGGGYTNGNGIEQDGYMGENLSRKGDVVFVSINHRLGPIGFSDLSGVGGEKYKDSGNVGALDMVAALEWVNENIANFGGDPGNVTIMGQSGGGAKVCTVAAMPAAKGLIHKAVPLSGSTTQGMDQAYAQKLGEYVLTEAGLKPSEIDKLQEIPWKEYILIANKASQKMREEQGGSGLMRMGFAPVADGVNIPKGTFYSEAGGVSSDVPMLLCTTFHEWGMARTNPEIEEITADEAKEMMKASAGFRGGFGDKAPAIYDAYAKVFPDAKPIEIMTLASSNRQSVVASATAKLNQSAPVYVAWFGWEPPMFNGRMRAFHCSDICFWFYNTDLMLTHTGGGARPRKLSEKMSDALLSFMKTGNPNCETLPEWPQFSAENGEVMILNDVCEAKNDPDKEARELL; this is translated from the coding sequence ATGAAAACTAATCGAAGAAACTTTTTTCAAACAATGGGAGCCGGAGCTGCAGGCTTTGGATTGGCTACAACACTTCCGCTTACTTCATGTGCAGTTCCAGCCGAATCGGCAACAGCTGAGGACGACGAACAAATACTTTTTATTGGCGACGATATTGCCATTGCCGATACCGCTTACGGAAAAGTAAAAGGTTTTATTCTGCGTGGGATTACACAGTTTCGCGGAATTCCTTATGGTGCCGACACAAGTGGCAAGAACCGTTTTATGCCTCCGCAAAAACCGGAATCCTGGGACGATATAAAACCAACTGTTTGGTGGGGAAATACAGCTCCGCAATTAATGGATGGCCGTTATGCCAACGCCTATTCTTCGTTTGTCGATCATTGGAATTACGATGACGTAAGCGAAGATTGTTTGAAACTGAATGTGTGGACACCGGCTCTTGATGGTAACAAACGTCCGGTTTTGGTTTGGCTGCATGGCGGAGGTTACACCAACGGAAATGGCATTGAACAGGATGGTTACATGGGCGAAAATCTGAGTCGCAAAGGAGACGTTGTTTTTGTTTCCATTAATCACCGTTTGGGGCCGATCGGTTTTTCAGATCTGTCGGGTGTCGGTGGCGAAAAGTATAAAGATTCAGGAAATGTTGGAGCACTCGATATGGTAGCAGCATTGGAATGGGTGAACGAAAATATTGCCAATTTTGGTGGCGATCCCGGTAACGTAACCATCATGGGCCAGTCGGGTGGTGGTGCCAAAGTTTGTACAGTGGCTGCCATGCCTGCTGCGAAAGGTTTAATTCATAAAGCAGTTCCGTTAAGTGGCTCTACAACGCAAGGTATGGATCAGGCTTACGCGCAAAAATTGGGTGAATATGTGCTGACAGAAGCCGGATTGAAACCATCTGAAATTGATAAATTACAAGAAATTCCATGGAAAGAATATATTCTGATTGCCAATAAAGCCAGTCAGAAAATGCGCGAGGAGCAAGGTGGAAGCGGATTAATGCGAATGGGATTTGCCCCGGTTGCTGATGGTGTGAATATTCCAAAAGGCACTTTCTATTCCGAAGCTGGCGGTGTTTCATCTGATGTTCCGATGTTGCTGTGCACTACTTTTCATGAGTGGGGAATGGCACGTACGAATCCTGAAATAGAAGAAATTACGGCTGATGAAGCCAAAGAAATGATGAAGGCAAGCGCAGGTTTCAGAGGGGGATTTGGCGATAAAGCACCTGCAATTTACGATGCTTATGCAAAGGTTTTCCCTGATGCCAAACCAATTGAAATAATGACTTTAGCGTCAAGTAACAGACAAAGTGTAGTCGCATCTGCAACAGCCAAATTAAACCAGTCGGCACCGGTTTATGTGGCCTGGTTTGGTTGGGAACCACCAATGTTTAACGGCCGAATGAGAGCATTCCACTGCTCTGATATTTGTTTCTGGTTTTACAACACCGATTTGATGCTGACACACACCGGTGGCGGAGCTCGTCCACGTAAATTGTCAGAAAAAATGTCGGATGCATTGCTTTCATTTATGAAAACCGGAAATCCGAATTGTGAGACCTTGCCCGAGTGGCCACAATTCTCAGCCGAAAATGGCGAGGTAATGATTTTGAACGACGTTTGCGAAGCAAAGAATGATCCAGATAAAGAAGCAAGAGAACTTTTATAG
- a CDS encoding alpha/beta hydrolase-fold protein: MKAFLKTITLQLFFLCVVFAVNAQPNRRSVTSPEILPDNRVTINLLAPQATNVKLLGGWMANSFAGEEMTKQSDGVWTYTTTEPLKEDLYRYSFMVDGVKTLDPNNIKQLRDNSNYFSYFILPGELADLYKMNDVPHGTVSSVWYDSPVLEMNYRRMYVYTPPGYEKSTKRYPVLYLLHGVFSDEEGWISIGRAVNILDNLIAQGKAEPMILVMTNGNYFQHASPNDVTPPDVNIMEGIYKYAGKFEESVVKDIVPFVDDNFRTLANSEKRAIAGFSMGGGQATYTALTYPDQFAWVGSFSGAFVVWPNVRPAPDVNDIDVSALKTKVFPNLDASINSKIKLLYLTIGTKDPLLDPQHKVRNWFRENDIQFEDIETEGYAHVWGYWRMNLVDFTSKIFK; the protein is encoded by the coding sequence ATGAAAGCTTTTCTTAAAACTATTACGCTGCAACTGTTTTTTCTCTGTGTAGTTTTTGCAGTAAATGCACAACCAAACCGCCGATCGGTAACTTCTCCCGAAATTTTACCGGATAACCGGGTTACGATAAATCTTCTGGCTCCACAAGCAACCAATGTAAAATTACTTGGCGGCTGGATGGCCAACTCATTTGCCGGTGAAGAGATGACCAAACAAAGTGATGGAGTGTGGACATATACAACCACGGAGCCATTAAAAGAGGATTTGTATCGTTATTCATTCATGGTCGACGGAGTGAAAACGCTGGATCCGAATAACATCAAACAGCTTCGCGACAACAGCAACTATTTCAGCTATTTTATTTTGCCCGGAGAATTAGCTGATTTGTATAAAATGAATGACGTTCCGCACGGCACCGTTTCATCTGTTTGGTACGATTCTCCGGTTCTCGAAATGAATTACCGCCGGATGTATGTTTATACGCCTCCGGGTTACGAGAAATCGACAAAAAGATATCCTGTTTTATACCTTCTTCACGGTGTTTTTAGCGACGAAGAAGGCTGGATTTCAATAGGCAGGGCAGTAAATATACTAGACAACCTGATTGCGCAGGGAAAAGCTGAACCGATGATTTTGGTGATGACAAACGGAAATTATTTTCAGCATGCTTCGCCAAATGATGTTACGCCGCCGGATGTAAATATTATGGAAGGCATTTATAAATATGCCGGTAAGTTTGAAGAAAGTGTGGTAAAAGATATTGTCCCGTTTGTAGATGATAATTTCAGAACGCTTGCCAACAGCGAAAAACGGGCCATTGCAGGTTTTTCAATGGGTGGCGGACAGGCAACTTACACGGCACTAACATATCCCGACCAGTTTGCCTGGGTGGGCTCGTTTAGCGGAGCCTTTGTGGTTTGGCCAAATGTGCGTCCTGCTCCCGATGTTAACGACATTGATGTGAGTGCACTTAAAACGAAAGTATTTCCAAATCTTGATGCCTCAATAAATTCAAAAATAAAACTTCTCTATCTGACCATTGGCACTAAAGATCCGCTGCTCGATCCGCAGCATAAAGTTCGAAATTGGTTTCGTGAAAATGATATTCAGTTTGAAGATATTGAGACCGAAGGATATGCACACGTTTGGGGCTACTGGAGAATGAATCTGGTAGATTTTACATCGAAAATATTTAAGTGA